One segment of Erigeron canadensis isolate Cc75 chromosome 2, C_canadensis_v1, whole genome shotgun sequence DNA contains the following:
- the LOC122589180 gene encoding exocyst complex component EXO70A1-like: MMEHPTSTTTEDTESAQQMILRWDPCSSSELGMIFDGHRHEIHQYLSAIDQISHLSLQEEEEESAAILPDDDDKKKKKKVNKSNIMRIAMARLEDEFRNILISQVDSEPLLSDSSVTCSSSTPRTRTSSSSSFFGNNNTSNKDEEEEGEEEEEELLSEQGESSSLSTYRSMSSIREIDLMPCDSVNDLRLIAQRMIFAGYSRECVQVYATVRKPAVDATFKKLGVDKLSIGDIQRLEWVALNAKIGKWIRAVKLSVRVLFASEKRLCQQIFQGLHSLDDACFAETVKAPAAQLFNFAEAISISRRAPEKLFKILDLHDTLIDLLPDIDAVFQGKSSESFRVQAAEIISRLAEAARGMLNEFESAVLREPSRVPVPGGTIHPLTRYVMNYITLISEYKQTLGELIVARPTTGSRYPDDDTSPDMDFTDHEEQSALALHLIWITVILQFNLEGKSKHYRDNSLAHVFVMNNVHYIVQKIKGSPELREMIGDIYLKKLTGKYRQAATGYQRATWVGVLNCLSNEGLHVSGSFSSGVSKTALRERFKSFNAMFDDVHKTQALWLIPDTRLREELRISISELLIPAYRSFLGRYRGHIESGRHPENYIKYSVEDLETAVLDFFEGCVVSQHSRRRSQ, from the coding sequence atgatggagCATCCCACCAGCACAACAACAGAAGATACTGAATCAGCCCAACAGATGATTCTCCGATGGGACCCTTGCTCCTCCTCCGAACTTGGCATGATCTTCGACGGCCACCGCCACGAAATCCATCAATACTTGTCCGCCATCGATCAAATCAGCCACCTCTCCCTgcaggaggaggaggaggagtcAGCTGCTATCTTACCAGACGACGAcgacaagaagaagaagaagaaagtcaACAAGAGCAATATCATGAGGATAGCCATGGCTCGTCTTGAAGACGAATTCCGTAACATCCTCATCTCTCAGGTCGACTCCGAACCCCTACTTTCTGACTCCTCCGTCACTTGTTCCTCGTCAACTCCACGAACAAGgacctcctcctcctcctcctttttcggtaataataatacgagtaataaggatgaggaggaggagggagaggaggaggaggaggagctGCTTTCCGAACAAGGCGAAAGCAGCAGTCTGTCCACCTATCGATCCATGAGTAGCATTCGGGAGATAGATCTGATGCCTTGCGATAGTGTTAATGACCTTAGATTGATTGCCCAAAGGATGATCTTCGCTGGCTACTCCAGGGAGTGTGTCCAGGTCTACGCCACCGTACGCAAACCCGCCGTCGATGCCACTTTTAAGAAGCTGGGCGTTGACAAGTTGAGCATCGGCGACATCCAGCGCTTGGAATGGGTGGCTTTGAATGCCAAGATTGGCAAATGGATTCGCGCTGTCAAATTGTCTGTCAGGGTCTTGTTTGCCAGCGAAAAACGACTCTGCCAACAAATCTTTCAAGGCCTCCACTCCTTAGATGATGCCTGCTTTGCTGAAACTGTCAAGGCTCCCGCCGCTCAGCTTTTTAACTTTGCTGAAGCTATTAGTATTAGCAGACGCGCCCCCGAGAAGCTGTTCAAGATCTTGGATTTGCACGACACTTTGATTGATTTACTTCCCGATATTGATGCCGTTTTTCAAGGCAAGTCCTCTGAATCGTTTAGGGTTCAGGCGGCCGAGATAATATCTAGGCTAGCTGAGGCTGCTAGAGGGATGCTTAATGAGTTTGAAAGTGCCGTGCTTAGAGAGCCTTCTAGAGTCCCTGTTCCCGGTGGAACCATTCATCCCTTGACTAGGTATGTCATGAACTACATAACCTTGATTTCCGAATATAAACAAACCTTAGGCGAATTGATCGTGGCTAGGCCCACAACGGGTTCTAGATACCCGGATGATGACACTAGCCCAGATATGGATTTTACTGACCATGAGGAGCAATCCGCGTTAGCCCTCCATTTGATATGGATAACAGTGATACTGCAGTTCAATTTAGAAGGCAAATCCAAGCACTACCGCGACAACTCATTGGCTCATGTGTTTGTTATGAACAATGTTCATTACATTGTTCAAAAGATTAAAGGGTCTCCTGAATTAAGGGAGATGATAGGGGATATCTATTTGAAGAAACTCACTGGGAAATACAGGCAGGCTGCAACGGGCTACCAACGAGCAACCTGGGTAGGGGTGTTGAATTGTTTGAGTAATGAAGGCTTGCATGTTAGTGGAAGCTTCTCATCCGGGGTTTCAAAGACTGCTCTGAGAGAACGATTCAAGTCGTTCAATGCAATGTTCGATGACGTTCACAAAACACAAGCGTTATGGCTGATACCCGATACACGACTTCGTGAAGAGCTACGGATCTCCATATCGGAGCTGCTAATCCCGGCTTATCGGTCATTTCTTGGCAGATACAGAGGTCATATAGAGAGTGGGAGGCACCCTGAAAATTACATCAAGTACTCTGTTGAAGATCTTGAGACCGCAGTCCTGGACTTCTTTGAAGGATGTGTGGTGTCACAGCATTCGAGGAGAAGGTCACAATGA